From one Pseudomonas fluorescens genomic stretch:
- the rlmE gene encoding 23S rRNA (uridine(2552)-2'-O)-methyltransferase RlmE produces MARSKTSLGWLKEHFNDPYVKKAQKDGYRSRASYKLLEIQEKYRIIRPGMSVVDLGAAPGGWSQVTSRLIGGQGRLIASDILEMDSIPDVTFIQGDFTQDEVLAQILEAVGNSHVDLVISDMAPNMSGTPAVDIPKAMFLCELALDLATRVLKPGGDFLIKIFQGEGFDVYLKDARQKFDKVQMLKPDSSRDRSREQYLLARGYRGE; encoded by the coding sequence ATGGCGCGTTCCAAGACAAGCCTTGGCTGGCTGAAAGAACACTTCAACGATCCTTACGTTAAAAAGGCGCAAAAGGATGGTTACCGCTCGCGTGCGAGCTATAAATTGCTGGAAATTCAGGAAAAGTACCGGATTATCCGTCCAGGCATGAGCGTCGTCGACCTCGGCGCGGCGCCCGGTGGCTGGTCGCAGGTGACCAGTCGTCTGATCGGCGGTCAGGGCCGCTTGATCGCTTCCGACATCCTCGAAATGGACAGTATTCCCGACGTTACCTTCATCCAGGGCGACTTTACCCAGGACGAAGTGCTGGCGCAGATTCTCGAGGCGGTGGGTAATTCGCACGTGGACCTTGTGATTTCCGATATGGCCCCCAATATGAGTGGTACGCCTGCCGTGGATATTCCCAAGGCCATGTTTCTCTGTGAGCTGGCCCTTGATCTGGCGACCCGGGTACTCAAGCCGGGCGGTGATTTCCTGATCAAGATTTTCCAGGGCGAAGGGTTTGACGTATACCTCAAGGACGCTCGTCAGAAATTCGACAAGGTCCAGATGCTCAAGCCCGATTCTTCGCGGGACCGCTCCCGCGAGCAGTACTTGCTGGCGCGGGGTTATCGCGGCGAGTAG
- the yhbY gene encoding ribosome assembly RNA-binding protein YhbY, whose protein sequence is MPLNNEQKKQYKSIGHDLKPVLIVAGNGLTEGVIAELERALVDHELIKVEIRSEDREERAAAIAALCKAGRAELVQTIGKKALIYRKNPQPNKQLSNIHRYK, encoded by the coding sequence ATGCCGCTCAATAACGAGCAGAAGAAACAGTACAAATCCATTGGCCACGATCTGAAACCAGTTCTGATTGTGGCAGGCAATGGGCTGACTGAAGGGGTTATCGCCGAACTCGAACGCGCCCTGGTCGATCACGAACTGATCAAGGTCGAGATTCGCTCCGAAGACCGTGAAGAACGTGCCGCCGCAATTGCCGCGCTGTGCAAGGCCGGCCGCGCCGAACTGGTACAGACCATTGGCAAGAAGGCGCTGATCTATCGCAAGAACCCACAGCCGAACAAACAGCTGTCGAACATCCACCGCTACAAGTGA
- the carB gene encoding carbamoyl-phosphate synthase large subunit produces the protein MPKRTDIKSILILGAGPIVIGQACEFDYSGAQACKALREEGYRVILVNSNPATIMTDPAMADATYIEPIKWQTVAKIIEKERPDALLPTMGGQTALNCALDLEREGVLEKFGVEMIGANADTIDKAEDRSRFDTAMKAIGLECPRSGIAHSMEEANAVLEKLGFPCIIRPSFTMGGTGGGIAYNREEFEEICARGLDLSPTKELLIDESLIGWKEYEMEVVRDKKDNCIIVCSIENFDPMGVHTGDSITVAPAQTLTDKEYQIMRNASLAVLREIGVETGGSNVQFGICPDTGRMVVIEMNPRVSRSSALASKATGFPIAKIAAKLAVGYTLDELQNDITGGRTPASFEPSIDYVVTKLPRFAFEKFPKADARLTTQMKSVGEVMAIGRTFQESLQKALRGLEVGVCGLDPKVDLASPDAASILKRELTVPGAERIWYVADAMRSGMTCDEIFALTGIDHWFLVQMEDLIKEEDKVKTLALSAIDKDLMLRLKRKGFSDQRLAKLLGITDKNLRRHRHKLEVFPVYKRVDTCAAEFATDTAYLYSTYEQECEANPSTRDKIMILGGGPNRIGQGIEFDYCCVHAALALREDGYETIMVNCNPETVSTDYDTSDRLYFEPLTLEDVLEVVRVEKPKGVIVHYGGQTPLKLARALEEAGVPIIGTSPDAIDRAEDRERFQQMVQRLNLLQPPNATVRSEDEAIRAAGVIGYPLVVRPSYVLGGRAMEIVYELDELKRYLREAVQVSNDSPVLLDHFLNCAIEMDVDAVCDGTDVVIGAIMQHIEQAGVHSGDSACSLPPYSLPAHVQDEVREQVKKMALELGVVGLMNVQLALQGDKIYVIEVNPRASRTVPFVSKCIGTSLAMIAARVMAGKSLKEIGFTKEIIPNFYSVKEAVFPFAKFPGVDPILGPEMKSTGEVMGVGDSFGEAFAKAQMGASEVLPTGGTAFISVRDDDKPQVAGVARDLIALGFEVVATVGTAKVIEAAGLKVRRVNKVTEGRPHVVDMIKNDEVSLIINTTEGRQSIADSYSIRRNALQHKIYCTTTIAAGEAICEALKFGPEKTVRRLQDLHAGLKA, from the coding sequence ATGCCAAAACGTACAGACATTAAAAGCATCCTGATTCTCGGCGCTGGCCCGATCGTGATCGGCCAGGCCTGCGAGTTCGACTACTCCGGCGCCCAGGCTTGCAAAGCCCTGCGCGAAGAGGGCTATCGCGTCATCCTGGTGAACTCCAACCCGGCCACCATCATGACCGACCCGGCCATGGCTGATGCGACCTACATCGAACCGATCAAGTGGCAGACCGTTGCCAAGATCATCGAAAAAGAGCGCCCTGACGCGTTGCTGCCGACCATGGGTGGCCAGACTGCCCTGAACTGCGCCCTGGACCTGGAGCGCGAAGGTGTCCTGGAAAAGTTCGGCGTAGAGATGATCGGTGCCAACGCCGACACCATCGACAAGGCCGAAGATCGTTCGCGCTTTGACACCGCCATGAAGGCCATCGGCCTCGAGTGCCCGCGCTCCGGTATCGCCCACAGCATGGAAGAGGCCAACGCGGTCCTCGAGAAGCTCGGCTTCCCGTGCATCATCCGTCCGTCCTTCACCATGGGCGGCACCGGTGGCGGCATCGCCTACAACCGTGAAGAATTCGAAGAAATCTGCGCCCGTGGTCTGGACCTGTCGCCGACCAAGGAACTGCTGATCGACGAATCGCTGATCGGCTGGAAAGAGTACGAGATGGAAGTGGTCCGCGACAAAAAGGACAACTGCATCATCGTCTGTTCGATCGAGAACTTCGACCCGATGGGCGTGCATACCGGTGACTCGATCACCGTGGCACCCGCACAGACCCTGACCGACAAGGAATACCAGATCATGCGCAACGCCTCGCTGGCGGTGCTGCGTGAAATCGGTGTCGAGACCGGCGGCTCCAACGTGCAGTTCGGCATCTGCCCGGACACCGGCCGCATGGTCGTGATCGAGATGAACCCGCGGGTTTCGCGTTCTTCGGCCCTGGCATCGAAAGCCACCGGCTTCCCGATCGCCAAGATCGCCGCCAAGCTGGCGGTCGGTTACACCCTCGACGAACTGCAGAACGACATCACCGGCGGCCGTACCCCGGCGTCCTTCGAGCCGTCGATCGACTACGTCGTCACCAAGCTGCCGCGTTTTGCCTTCGAAAAATTCCCGAAAGCCGACGCCCGCCTGACCACCCAGATGAAATCCGTGGGTGAAGTCATGGCCATCGGCCGGACCTTCCAGGAGTCGCTGCAAAAAGCCCTGCGTGGTCTGGAAGTTGGCGTGTGCGGCCTGGACCCGAAAGTCGACCTGGCAAGCCCTGACGCTGCCAGCATCCTCAAGCGCGAGCTGACCGTGCCGGGTGCCGAGCGCATCTGGTATGTCGCCGACGCCATGCGTTCGGGCATGACCTGCGACGAAATCTTCGCCCTGACCGGTATCGACCACTGGTTCCTGGTGCAGATGGAAGATCTGATCAAGGAAGAAGACAAGGTCAAGACCCTGGCCCTGTCGGCGATCGACAAGGACCTGATGCTGCGCCTCAAGCGCAAGGGCTTCTCCGACCAGCGTCTGGCCAAGCTGCTGGGTATCACTGACAAGAACCTGCGTCGTCACCGTCACAAGCTGGAAGTGTTCCCGGTGTACAAGCGCGTTGACACCTGCGCCGCCGAGTTCGCCACCGACACCGCCTACCTGTACTCGACCTACGAGCAAGAGTGCGAGGCCAACCCGTCGACCCGCGACAAGATCATGATCCTGGGTGGCGGTCCTAACCGTATCGGCCAGGGCATCGAGTTCGACTACTGCTGCGTGCACGCGGCACTGGCCCTGCGTGAAGACGGTTACGAGACCATCATGGTCAACTGCAACCCGGAAACCGTCTCCACCGACTACGACACCTCCGATCGCCTGTACTTCGAGCCGCTGACCCTGGAAGACGTGCTGGAAGTGGTTCGCGTCGAGAAGCCGAAAGGCGTGATCGTCCACTACGGCGGTCAGACTCCGCTGAAACTGGCCCGTGCCCTGGAAGAAGCTGGTGTGCCGATCATTGGTACCAGCCCGGACGCCATCGACCGCGCCGAAGACCGCGAGCGTTTCCAGCAGATGGTTCAGCGCCTGAACCTGCTGCAGCCGCCAAACGCCACCGTGCGCAGCGAAGACGAAGCGATTCGTGCTGCCGGCGTGATCGGTTACCCGCTGGTGGTGCGCCCGTCCTACGTACTGGGCGGCCGCGCGATGGAAATCGTCTACGAACTGGACGAGCTCAAGCGCTACCTGCGTGAAGCGGTACAAGTGTCCAACGACAGCCCGGTGCTGCTCGACCACTTCCTCAACTGCGCCATCGAGATGGACGTGGATGCGGTCTGCGACGGTACCGACGTGGTGATCGGCGCGATCATGCAGCACATCGAACAGGCCGGCGTTCACTCCGGTGACTCGGCGTGCTCGCTGCCACCGTACTCGCTGCCGGCCCATGTTCAGGACGAAGTCCGCGAACAGGTCAAGAAAATGGCCCTGGAGCTGGGTGTAGTCGGTCTGATGAACGTGCAGCTGGCCCTGCAGGGCGACAAGATCTACGTGATCGAAGTCAACCCGCGCGCCTCGCGTACCGTGCCGTTCGTCTCCAAGTGCATCGGCACCTCGCTGGCGATGATTGCCGCCCGCGTCATGGCTGGTAAATCGCTGAAAGAAATCGGTTTCACCAAGGAAATCATTCCTAACTTCTACAGCGTCAAGGAAGCGGTGTTCCCGTTCGCCAAGTTCCCGGGTGTTGACCCGATCCTCGGTCCAGAGATGAAGTCCACCGGTGAAGTCATGGGTGTCGGCGACAGCTTCGGTGAAGCTTTCGCCAAGGCCCAGATGGGTGCCAGCGAAGTGCTGCCGACTGGCGGTACCGCGTTCATCAGCGTGCGTGACGACGACAAGCCACAAGTGGCTGGCGTTGCCCGCGACCTGATCGCCCTGGGCTTCGAAGTGGTTGCCACCGTCGGTACCGCCAAGGTTATCGAAGCGGCTGGCCTGAAAGTGCGTCGCGTGAACAAGGTGACCGAAGGTCGTCCGCACGTGGTCGACATGATCAAGAACGACGAAGTGTCGCTGATCATCAATACCACCGAAGGTCGTCAGTCGATCGCTGACTCCTACTCGATTCGTCGCAATGCGTTGCAGCACAAGATCTACTGCACCACCACCATTGCGGCCGGTGAAGCCATCTGCGAAGCGCTGAAGTTTGGTCCGGAAAAGACCGTTCGCCGCTTGCAGGATCTGCATGCAGGACTCAAAGCATGA
- the greA gene encoding transcription elongation factor GreA translates to MSITKYPMTVQGARALEEEHLFLSKTERPRLSQAIGEARELGDLKENAEYHAAREEQGMVEARIRDIEGRLQNSVVIDVTTIAHTGKVIFGTTVDLENTETGDQVTYQIVGEDEADVKNGKLSVGAPIARAIIGKEEGDTVVIKTPSGTVEYEIVEVKHI, encoded by the coding sequence ATGAGCATTACCAAGTACCCGATGACCGTCCAGGGCGCTCGCGCCCTGGAGGAAGAGCACCTTTTCCTGAGCAAGACCGAGCGTCCGCGCCTGAGTCAGGCTATTGGTGAGGCTCGCGAGCTGGGCGATCTCAAGGAAAACGCCGAGTACCATGCTGCCCGTGAAGAGCAGGGCATGGTCGAGGCGCGTATCCGCGATATCGAAGGCCGTCTGCAGAACTCGGTGGTGATCGACGTCACCACTATTGCCCATACCGGCAAGGTGATCTTCGGTACCACCGTGGACCTGGAAAACACCGAGACCGGTGACCAGGTAACCTACCAGATCGTTGGCGAGGACGAAGCCGACGTGAAGAATGGCAAGCTCTCGGTCGGTGCGCCGATCGCCCGTGCCATCATTGGTAAGGAAGAGGGTGATACCGTGGTGATCAAGACGCCAAGCGGTACGGTCGAGTACGAGATTGTCGAAGTCAAACACATCTGA
- the folP gene encoding dihydropteroate synthase, with protein MTLQQYPTRLPCGNRVLDLSRTHVMGILNITPDSFSDGGRFTQRDAALRHAGAMVDAGATLIDVGGESTRPGARVVSALEELERVAPIVEAINRELDVIISVDTSTPAVIRESARLGAGLINDVRSLSRDGALDAAAATGLPVCLMHMRGEPGDMQDNPHYEDVTAEVASYLEQRMAACAVVGIEAERIILDPGFGFAKTLEHNLSLFKHMEALYRLGRPLLVGVSRKSMIGLALGRPVGERLYGSLALAALAMTKGASILRVHDVAETADVVRMIAAVQAAE; from the coding sequence ATGACTTTGCAGCAGTACCCGACCCGGTTGCCTTGCGGCAACCGGGTTCTTGATTTGTCCCGTACCCATGTCATGGGTATCCTCAATATCACCCCCGATTCCTTCTCCGATGGCGGTCGCTTCACCCAGCGTGATGCGGCCTTGCGCCACGCCGGGGCGATGGTGGATGCCGGCGCGACCCTGATCGATGTCGGTGGTGAGTCCACTCGCCCTGGCGCACGCGTGGTGTCCGCGCTTGAAGAGCTGGAGCGCGTTGCGCCGATCGTCGAAGCCATCAATCGCGAACTCGATGTGATCATCTCGGTCGATACTTCGACGCCAGCGGTGATCCGTGAGTCGGCCAGGCTCGGTGCCGGGCTGATCAACGATGTGCGCTCGCTCAGTCGCGATGGCGCCCTGGATGCCGCCGCAGCCACCGGGTTACCGGTGTGCCTGATGCATATGCGCGGCGAGCCGGGCGACATGCAGGACAATCCTCACTACGAGGATGTCACTGCCGAGGTGGCGAGCTATCTTGAACAGCGAATGGCGGCGTGTGCGGTGGTCGGTATCGAGGCTGAACGGATCATCCTTGATCCGGGCTTCGGCTTTGCCAAGACCCTGGAGCACAATCTCAGCCTGTTCAAGCATATGGAAGCGCTTTACCGTTTGGGGCGTCCCTTGCTGGTGGGCGTTTCACGCAAGAGCATGATCGGCCTGGCCCTGGGCCGTCCGGTCGGTGAGCGGCTCTATGGCAGCCTTGCCCTGGCTGCGCTGGCGATGACCAAGGGCGCGAGCATATTGCGCGTTCACGATGTCGCCGAAACCGCCGATGTAGTGCGGATGATTGCTGCGGTGCAAGCCGCCGAATAA
- the secG gene encoding preprotein translocase subunit SecG → MLETVIVVLHLLGALGLVVLVLLQQGKGAEAGASFGAGASNTVFGSQGSATFLSKFTAILAASFFLTALGLGYFAKEKAHELTQVGLPDPAVLEVKQQKPATDDVPVLQEQKSEATNTGDVPPAQEQK, encoded by the coding sequence ATGCTGGAAACAGTGATCGTTGTTTTGCATCTGTTGGGCGCGCTGGGTTTGGTAGTGCTGGTGTTGCTGCAACAGGGTAAAGGTGCGGAAGCGGGTGCATCTTTCGGCGCAGGTGCTTCAAATACTGTGTTCGGAAGCCAAGGTTCTGCTACCTTTCTGAGTAAGTTTACTGCTATACTAGCTGCCTCTTTCTTCTTAACTGCTCTTGGGTTAGGATACTTTGCTAAGGAGAAAGCTCACGAGCTGACTCAAGTAGGGTTGCCAGATCCAGCGGTCTTGGAAGTGAAGCAGCAAAAGCCGGCAACAGATGATGTACCGGTGCTCCAGGAGCAGAAGAGCGAAGCCACTAACACTGGCGATGTTCCTCCCGCTCAAGAGCAGAAGTAA
- the rimP gene encoding ribosome maturation factor RimP translates to MSSKLEQLQALLAPVVEALGYQCWGIEFISQGKHSVLRIYIDKEDGVLVDDCAKVSHQASAILDVEDPITSEYTLEVSSPGMDRPLFTLEQFASHAGEQVKIKLRTPFEGRRNFQGLLRGVEEQDVVVQVDNNEFLLPIDSIDKANIIPSFD, encoded by the coding sequence GTGTCGAGCAAGCTAGAACAGTTGCAGGCCTTGTTGGCCCCGGTGGTCGAGGCTCTTGGCTATCAATGCTGGGGGATCGAATTCATCTCTCAAGGCAAACATTCGGTCCTGCGGATTTATATCGATAAAGAAGATGGCGTGCTGGTTGATGACTGCGCAAAAGTCAGTCACCAGGCTAGCGCGATTCTCGATGTCGAAGACCCGATCACTTCCGAATATACCCTTGAAGTGTCCTCTCCTGGCATGGATCGCCCACTGTTCACCTTGGAACAGTTTGCTTCGCATGCCGGCGAACAAGTGAAGATCAAGCTGCGTACGCCCTTTGAAGGTCGTCGTAACTTTCAGGGCCTTCTCCGTGGCGTGGAGGAGCAGGATGTTGTGGTCCAGGTGGATAACAACGAATTCCTGTTGCCGATCGATTCGATCGACAAGGCCAACATTATTCCCAGTTTTGACTGA
- the tpiA gene encoding triose-phosphate isomerase, with the protein MRRPMVAGNWKMHGTRASVAELIKGLSNLALPSGVEVAVFPPALYINQVIDGVQGKAIAVGAQNSAVQPEQGALTGEIAPSQLAEAGCELVLIGHSERRQIIGENDEVLNRKFAAAQACGLKPVLCVGETLEEREAGKTLEIVGRQLDSVIEAFGVEVFAQAVIAYEPVWAIGTGLTASPQQAQDVHKAIREQLAAKNPEVAANVRLLYGGSVKAANAAELFGMPDIDGGLIGGASLNADEFGAICRAAGN; encoded by the coding sequence ATGCGTCGCCCTATGGTAGCTGGTAACTGGAAGATGCACGGTACCCGCGCCAGCGTCGCTGAGCTGATCAAGGGCTTGAGTAATCTCGCCCTGCCGAGCGGTGTTGAGGTCGCGGTGTTTCCCCCCGCCCTGTACATCAATCAGGTAATTGATGGCGTACAAGGCAAGGCGATCGCTGTCGGCGCTCAGAATTCTGCGGTACAGCCTGAGCAAGGCGCACTGACCGGTGAAATTGCACCGAGTCAACTGGCCGAGGCAGGTTGCGAGCTGGTACTGATTGGGCACTCCGAGCGCCGCCAAATCATTGGCGAGAACGACGAAGTCCTCAATCGCAAGTTCGCTGCGGCACAGGCTTGTGGTTTGAAGCCGGTGCTCTGTGTAGGGGAAACCCTCGAAGAGCGCGAAGCGGGTAAAACGCTTGAGATTGTCGGGCGTCAGCTGGACAGCGTCATCGAAGCGTTCGGTGTCGAAGTCTTCGCCCAAGCGGTGATTGCCTATGAGCCTGTATGGGCCATCGGTACAGGGCTGACGGCCTCGCCACAGCAGGCTCAGGATGTGCATAAGGCCATTCGCGAGCAGCTGGCGGCAAAGAACCCGGAAGTCGCAGCGAATGTGCGGCTTCTATACGGCGGCAGCGTGAAGGCGGCCAATGCGGCTGAACTGTTCGGCATGCCGGATATCGATGGGGGCCTGATTGGTGGGGCTTCCCTGAACGCAGACGAATTCGGTGCAATTTGTCGCGCCGCAGGAAACTGA
- the ftsH gene encoding ATP-dependent zinc metalloprotease FtsH, translating into MAKNLILWLIIAAVLVTVMNNFSSPNEPQTLNYSDFIQQVKDGKVERVAVDGYVITGKRTDGDSFKTIRPAIQDNGLIGDLVDNHVVVEGKQPEQQSIWTQLLVASFPILVIIAVFMFFMRQMQGGAGGKGGPMSFGKSKARLLSEDQVKTTLADVAGCDEAKEEVGELVEFLRDPGKFQRLGGRIPRGVLMVGPPGTGKTLLAKAIAGEAKVPFFTISGSDFVEMFVGVGASRVRDMFEQAKKHAPCIIFIDEIDAVGRHRGAGMGGGHDEREQTLNQLLVEMDGFEMNDGIIVIAATNRPDVLDPALLRPGRFDRQVVVGLPDIRGREQILKVHMRKVPIGDNVNPAVIARGTPGFSGADLANLVNEASLFAARGGKRVVEMKEFELAKDKIMMGAERKTMVMSEKEKQNTAYHEAGHAIVGRVVPEHDPVYKVSIIPRGRALGVTMFLPEEDRYSLSKRALISQICSLYGGRIAEEMTLGFDGVTTGASNDIMRASQIARNMVTKWGLSEKLGPLMYAEEEGEVFLGRSAGSQHASVSGETAKLIDSEVRSIIDQCYATAKQILTENRDKLDAMADALMKYETIDADQIDDIMAGREPREPRDWEGGSGTPDASAPRPESPIGGPAAQV; encoded by the coding sequence ATGGCAAAGAACTTGATCCTGTGGTTGATCATCGCAGCTGTCCTGGTGACGGTGATGAACAACTTCTCCAGCCCGAATGAGCCGCAGACCCTCAACTATTCCGACTTCATTCAGCAGGTCAAGGATGGCAAGGTCGAGCGCGTTGCGGTCGACGGCTACGTCATTACCGGTAAACGTACCGATGGCGACAGCTTCAAGACCATCCGTCCGGCCATTCAGGACAACGGCCTGATCGGCGACCTGGTCGACAACCACGTCGTGGTCGAAGGCAAGCAGCCAGAGCAGCAGAGCATCTGGACCCAACTGCTGGTCGCCAGCTTCCCGATCCTGGTCATCATTGCCGTATTCATGTTCTTCATGCGCCAGATGCAAGGCGGCGCCGGTGGCAAGGGCGGGCCGATGAGCTTCGGCAAGAGTAAGGCACGCCTGCTCTCCGAAGACCAGGTGAAAACCACCCTGGCCGACGTTGCCGGTTGCGACGAAGCCAAGGAAGAAGTGGGCGAGTTGGTCGAATTCCTGCGTGACCCGGGCAAGTTCCAGCGTCTGGGCGGTCGGATTCCGCGCGGCGTGCTGATGGTTGGCCCGCCAGGTACGGGTAAAACCCTGCTGGCCAAAGCCATCGCCGGCGAAGCCAAGGTGCCGTTCTTCACCATCTCCGGTTCCGACTTCGTCGAAATGTTCGTCGGTGTCGGCGCCAGCCGTGTTCGCGACATGTTCGAACAGGCCAAGAAGCACGCACCGTGCATCATCTTCATCGACGAGATCGACGCCGTTGGTCGCCATCGTGGCGCCGGCATGGGTGGCGGTCACGATGAGCGCGAGCAGACCCTCAACCAGTTGCTGGTGGAGATGGACGGCTTTGAAATGAACGACGGCATCATCGTCATCGCCGCGACCAACCGTCCGGACGTACTCGACCCGGCGCTGCTGCGTCCTGGCCGTTTCGACCGTCAGGTTGTCGTTGGCCTGCCGGATATCCGTGGCCGTGAGCAGATCCTCAAGGTGCACATGCGCAAGGTGCCGATTGGCGACAACGTCAATCCAGCGGTCATTGCCCGTGGTACTCCAGGCTTCTCCGGTGCGGACCTGGCCAACCTGGTCAACGAAGCATCGCTGTTCGCTGCCCGTGGCGGCAAGCGCGTCGTCGAGATGAAAGAGTTCGAGCTGGCCAAAGACAAGATCATGATGGGCGCCGAGCGCAAGACCATGGTCATGTCCGAGAAAGAGAAGCAGAACACCGCTTATCACGAAGCCGGTCATGCCATCGTCGGTCGCGTCGTGCCCGAGCACGATCCGGTCTACAAGGTTTCGATCATTCCTCGCGGCCGGGCCCTGGGTGTGACCATGTTCCTGCCCGAGGAAGACCGCTACAGCCTGTCCAAGCGCGCACTGATCAGCCAGATCTGCTCGCTGTACGGTGGCCGTATCGCCGAAGAAATGACCTTGGGCTTCGATGGTGTTACCACCGGTGCTTCCAACGACATCATGCGTGCCAGCCAGATTGCCCGTAACATGGTCACCAAGTGGGGCCTGTCGGAAAAACTCGGTCCACTGATGTATGCCGAGGAAGAGGGCGAGGTGTTCCTGGGTCGCAGTGCCGGTTCCCAGCACGCCAGCGTCTCTGGTGAAACCGCCAAGCTGATCGATTCCGAAGTACGCAGCATCATTGACCAGTGCTATGCCACGGCCAAGCAGATCCTGACCGAAAACCGCGACAAACTCGACGCCATGGCCGATGCGCTGATGAAGTACGAGACCATCGATGCCGATCAGATCGACGACATCATGGCCGGTCGCGAGCCACGCGAGCCGCGTGACTGGGAAGGTGGGTCAGGCACTCCAGACGCCTCTGCTCCACGTCCAGAGTCGCCGATCGGCGGTCCGGCGGCACAAGTCTAA
- the glmM gene encoding phosphoglucosamine mutase — MSRKYFGTDGIRGRVGEYPITPDFMLKLGWAAGMAFRKQGACRVLVGKDTRISGYMFESALEAGLSAAGADVMLLGPMPTPAIAYLTRTFHAEAGIVISASHNPHDDNGIKFFSGQGTKLPDEIELMIEELLDQPMTVVESSKLGKVSRINDAAGRYIEFCKSSVPSSTDFAGLKLVVDCAHGATYKVAPSVFRELGADVTVLSAQPDGLNINENCGSTHIESLQAAVLVGHADLGIAFDGDGDRVLMVDHTGAIVDGDELLFIIARDLHERGKLQGGVVGTLMSNLGLELALKDLDIPFVRAKVGDRYVMAELLARDWVIGGENSGHVVCCNHTTTGDAIIAALQVLMALKRREETLAQARQALRKCPQVLINVRFGASKVDPLEHPAVQEASAKVTEALAGRGRVLLRKSGTEPLVRVMVEGEDESQVRSHAETLAKLVSDVCV, encoded by the coding sequence ATGAGCAGAAAATATTTTGGTACCGACGGTATTCGTGGCCGTGTCGGCGAATACCCCATCACCCCTGACTTCATGCTCAAGCTCGGCTGGGCGGCAGGCATGGCCTTTCGCAAGCAGGGTGCCTGCCGGGTGCTGGTGGGTAAAGACACGCGAATTTCCGGTTACATGTTCGAGTCGGCTCTGGAGGCTGGCCTGTCTGCCGCCGGCGCCGATGTGATGCTGCTCGGGCCGATGCCGACCCCGGCCATCGCTTACCTGACTCGCACCTTCCATGCCGAAGCGGGCATCGTCATCAGTGCGTCGCACAATCCTCATGACGACAACGGCATCAAGTTCTTCTCTGGCCAAGGCACCAAGCTGCCGGACGAAATCGAGCTGATGATCGAAGAGTTGCTTGATCAGCCCATGACCGTGGTCGAATCGAGCAAGCTGGGCAAGGTTTCGCGCATCAACGATGCGGCTGGGCGTTACATCGAATTCTGCAAGAGCAGCGTGCCGAGCAGCACTGATTTCGCCGGCCTCAAACTGGTGGTCGACTGCGCCCATGGTGCAACCTACAAGGTGGCGCCAAGCGTGTTCCGCGAGCTAGGTGCTGACGTCACTGTGCTGTCGGCGCAACCTGATGGCCTGAACATCAACGAAAATTGCGGTTCGACCCACATCGAATCGCTGCAGGCGGCGGTGCTGGTTGGTCATGCCGACCTCGGTATCGCCTTCGATGGTGACGGCGATCGCGTACTGATGGTCGATCACACCGGTGCCATCGTCGATGGCGACGAACTGTTGTTCATCATCGCTCGTGATCTGCATGAGCGCGGCAAGCTGCAGGGCGGGGTGGTAGGCACCCTGATGAGCAACCTGGGCCTGGAACTGGCCTTGAAGGACCTCGACATCCCGTTCGTACGCGCCAAGGTCGGTGACCGCTACGTGATGGCCGAGTTGCTGGCTCGCGACTGGGTGATCGGTGGCGAGAACTCCGGGCACGTGGTGTGCTGCAACCACACCACCACGGGTGATGCGATCATCGCCGCGCTGCAGGTGCTCATGGCCCTCAAGCGCCGTGAGGAAACCCTGGCCCAGGCCCGCCAGGCCCTGCGCAAATGCCCGCAGGTATTGATCAATGTGCGCTTCGGCGCGAGCAAGGTCGACCCGCTGGAGCATCCGGCTGTCCAGGAGGCCAGTGCCAAGGTTACCGAGGCCCTGGCGGGTCGTGGCCGTGTGCTGCTGCGCAAGTCCGGGACAGAGCCTCTGGTGCGGGTAATGGTCGAAGGCGAGGACGAAAGTCAGGTCCGTAGCCATGCCGAAACCCTGGCAAAACTGGTAAGTGACGTTTGCGTTTGA